The Listeria sp. PSOL-1 genome includes a region encoding these proteins:
- a CDS encoding homoserine O-acetyltransferase codes for MGLKQVVLFEETPFILENGAKLTEVMIGYETYGILNKTGDNVILLEHALTGTAHAAKHFAEDEAGWWDSYIGPGKALDTTKYFIICTNVFGGCSGTTGPSSLNPKTGKAFRLTFPGFSIKDIIRLQRELLTALEIRHLIAVIGGSMGGMQATQWAIDYPDITDTAINIASPLAAGPDAIGYNLIMRMAILNDPDFNEGNYDGQPEGGLATARMIGMMTYRTSELFSKRFKRFTVSESSPSAFSKEHFQVESYLHYQGDAFVERFDANSYLFLTKAIDLFDVTVPRSGEISCCETIRIPYLMIGITSDQLFRIHDLRRHHNVLKAAQVPVTYVEVDSEYGHDAFLVEEETSKFANLITDFLKEHEKQPDLLY; via the coding sequence ATGGGATTAAAACAAGTAGTGTTGTTTGAAGAAACGCCATTTATTCTTGAAAATGGTGCGAAATTAACTGAAGTCATGATCGGCTATGAAACATACGGAATTTTAAATAAAACAGGGGATAATGTTATTTTATTAGAGCATGCGTTGACAGGAACTGCACATGCAGCTAAACACTTTGCAGAAGATGAAGCTGGTTGGTGGGATTCTTATATTGGACCTGGTAAAGCGCTTGATACAACAAAATATTTTATTATTTGTACGAATGTATTTGGCGGGTGTAGTGGCACAACTGGTCCTTCTTCTCTCAACCCTAAAACAGGAAAAGCTTTTCGGCTAACTTTTCCCGGGTTTAGTATAAAAGATATCATTCGACTACAGCGTGAGCTACTAACAGCTTTAGAGATTCGGCATCTTATCGCGGTTATCGGCGGCTCAATGGGTGGTATGCAGGCAACACAGTGGGCGATTGATTATCCTGACATAACTGACACAGCGATTAATATTGCTTCGCCACTTGCAGCCGGTCCTGACGCAATTGGTTATAATTTGATTATGCGTATGGCCATTTTAAATGATCCAGATTTTAACGAAGGAAATTATGATGGGCAACCAGAAGGCGGACTGGCCACTGCTCGAATGATAGGAATGATGACTTACCGAACAAGTGAGCTCTTTTCTAAACGCTTCAAACGCTTTACTGTTAGCGAAAGTTCTCCTTCTGCATTTTCTAAAGAGCACTTTCAAGTTGAATCGTATTTACATTATCAAGGCGATGCTTTTGTTGAACGCTTTGATGCGAATAGCTATTTATTTTTAACTAAAGCGATCGATTTATTTGATGTTACTGTGCCAAGAAGTGGAGAAATTTCATGTTGTGAGACCATTCGAATCCCCTACCTAATGATTGGTATTACAAGCGATCAACTATTCCGGATTCACGATTTACGCCGTCATCATAATGTGCTAAAAGCGGCTCAAGTTCCAGTCACATATGTTGAGGTTGATTCAGAATACGGACACGATGCTTTTTTAGTAGAAGAAGAGACAAGTAAATTTGCTAATTTAATCACGGACTTTTTAAAGGAGCATGAAAAACAGCCTGATCTACTTTATTAA
- a CDS encoding HdeD family acid-resistance protein, with amino-acid sequence MKNLTRILILIMGILMVGLGFWLMWNPVASLLALNVFIATILLISGVFQTVTYFSDRSSQHVSGWVLANGILSLLLGIFLLSNQVVGAATLVLIFTIWILFTGIMRTVGAFSARDYQASGWGFLLVVGILGIILGIIAMINPLVSAIGIAIIVGLFFVIEGLGAIATFFFTSKMK; translated from the coding sequence GTGAAGAACTTGACGAGAATTTTAATATTAATTATGGGGATTTTGATGGTTGGCCTTGGTTTTTGGCTAATGTGGAACCCAGTAGCATCTTTACTTGCACTTAACGTTTTTATTGCTACGATCCTTTTAATATCAGGTGTTTTTCAGACGGTTACATATTTTTCTGATCGAAGTAGCCAACATGTTTCAGGATGGGTATTAGCTAACGGGATTTTATCGTTGCTATTAGGTATCTTTCTTTTATCAAACCAGGTTGTCGGTGCGGCAACGCTTGTTCTAATATTTACAATCTGGATTCTCTTTACTGGCATTATGCGTACAGTTGGCGCATTTAGTGCTAGAGATTATCAAGCTAGTGGCTGGGGTTTTCTACTAGTCGTTGGGATTTTAGGAATCATTCTAGGAATTATTGCAATGATCAATCCGCTTGTCAGTGCGATTGGCATTGCTATTATTGTTGGTCTGTTTTTCGTTATAGAAGGTCTTGGCGCAATTGCCACCTTTTTCTTTACAAGTAAAATGAAATAG
- a CDS encoding PTS sugar transporter subunit IIC — protein MQKLESFLSSKLLPLSQKLQQNKVLAALMEGFIRTSPITLGVALITIIGNFPFPGWINYLKSIGVYPHVEAITNGAMGVFSLYVVYSLAFSYAKQLETNERNSAIISLASFVMLMPQTIVTTAMKDGHAVDSTIGALRLDFLGGQGLFIGMLIALLVTRFYAYLSKKNIMIKLPDSVPPMVTQSLAPVFGVTIIFVIMFVIRVLFGLTASGSVFQFFIDVINAPLNSLVASPLSIIIIVELLAVLWFFGIHNAVLQGPLGAISMTMVVTNISAFQKGQDLPYLIPSVIYTGMYAAGFMGFVAFFMIRSKSAKMKQLGKLSLVPSIFNINEPVMFGMPIILNPIFFIPQVFTQLIAGFVTWALATTILPISLNPTMSLLPWTTPTFIKMPFAGGLNYTILLVICMLISIVMWYPFVKIADKREYELELAAEANKEKETAEEIKAEGVQA, from the coding sequence ATGCAAAAATTAGAATCATTTTTAAGTAGTAAATTATTGCCGTTATCCCAAAAGTTGCAACAAAACAAAGTTCTAGCCGCGTTAATGGAAGGTTTCATCCGTACTAGTCCGATTACACTTGGCGTCGCTTTGATCACCATTATTGGGAATTTTCCTTTTCCTGGGTGGATTAATTACCTAAAGTCGATTGGTGTTTATCCACATGTTGAAGCAATTACCAATGGTGCTATGGGTGTTTTCTCGCTATACGTTGTTTATAGCTTGGCCTTTTCTTATGCCAAACAATTAGAGACAAACGAACGAAACTCAGCCATTATTTCATTAGCAAGTTTTGTCATGCTAATGCCTCAAACGATTGTAACGACAGCAATGAAAGATGGTCATGCAGTAGATTCGACGATTGGAGCATTGCGCCTTGATTTCTTAGGTGGGCAAGGTCTCTTTATCGGTATGCTGATTGCGTTGTTAGTCACTCGCTTCTATGCTTACTTATCTAAGAAAAACATCATGATCAAATTACCTGATAGTGTGCCCCCAATGGTTACCCAATCCCTAGCTCCTGTCTTTGGAGTCACCATTATTTTTGTTATCATGTTTGTAATACGCGTATTGTTTGGTTTAACTGCTTCAGGTTCAGTCTTTCAATTCTTTATTGATGTCATTAATGCGCCACTCAATTCATTAGTCGCAAGCCCCTTATCGATTATCATTATTGTGGAACTATTAGCAGTGCTTTGGTTCTTCGGTATCCATAATGCTGTTTTACAAGGACCTTTAGGCGCGATTAGTATGACAATGGTGGTAACAAATATCTCGGCTTTCCAAAAAGGCCAAGACTTGCCATATTTAATTCCTTCAGTTATTTACACAGGTATGTATGCTGCAGGATTTATGGGGTTTGTTGCTTTCTTTATGATTCGTAGTAAGTCTGCCAAAATGAAGCAATTAGGGAAATTATCACTCGTCCCATCGATTTTCAATATTAATGAACCAGTTATGTTTGGGATGCCGATTATTTTGAATCCAATCTTCTTTATCCCGCAAGTATTTACACAATTGATTGCAGGTTTTGTTACTTGGGCTCTAGCAACCACGATTTTACCAATCTCTTTGAATCCGACGATGAGTTTACTACCTTGGACGACACCAACTTTTATTAAAATGCCATTCGCTGGTGGGCTAAACTACACGATTTTACTGGTCATTTGTATGTTAATCAGTATCGTTATGTGGTATCCATTCGTTAAAATCGCTGACAAAAGAGAATATGAATTAGAACTTGCAGCAGAAGCAAATAAAGAAAAAGAAACTGCTGAAGAAATAAAGGCTGAAGGAGTCCAAGCTTAA
- a CDS encoding ROK family protein, producing MAILGIDIGGTMIKVGFVHQEQISQKKSFLTPKTFEEFQQLLSQIVVEYAGIHPIDKVAFSVPGSVNESGTVFFGGAVPYLNEVSLADLLKLQKVKVVVENDAKAATLGEMTYGHLKDVKQGAAIILGTGVGVGICMDGKLYKGNHFQAGEVSFMIRDRVITGMDSFVGVGLSAVQLVKKLAEHLSAENDGKRVFEELAMAENAQAQEVLLNYCKEVATLCFNIQSLLDIEKIVIGGGISQQACLIQTIQTVYQGLFRVAPIIQKTLQPVTIEAAKFKADANLIGAAAKGVLQ from the coding sequence ATGGCTATTTTAGGAATTGATATCGGTGGCACAATGATTAAAGTTGGTTTCGTCCACCAGGAACAAATTTCCCAAAAAAAAAGTTTCCTAACACCAAAGACTTTTGAAGAATTTCAACAATTATTATCACAAATTGTCGTGGAATATGCTGGAATTCATCCGATTGATAAAGTCGCTTTTTCAGTACCTGGTTCGGTTAACGAATCGGGTACTGTCTTCTTTGGTGGGGCTGTACCCTATCTCAATGAAGTCAGCTTAGCGGATTTATTGAAGCTACAAAAAGTAAAAGTGGTAGTAGAAAATGATGCTAAAGCAGCCACTTTAGGTGAGATGACTTACGGGCACTTAAAAGATGTTAAACAAGGTGCAGCAATCATTTTGGGAACAGGTGTCGGCGTTGGAATCTGTATGGATGGCAAACTTTATAAAGGTAATCATTTTCAAGCGGGAGAAGTGAGTTTCATGATTCGTGACCGCGTGATCACCGGAATGGATTCTTTTGTCGGCGTTGGCCTTTCAGCGGTTCAATTAGTTAAAAAATTAGCAGAGCATCTAAGTGCTGAAAACGATGGGAAAAGAGTTTTTGAAGAATTAGCAATGGCTGAAAATGCCCAAGCACAAGAAGTATTATTAAATTATTGCAAAGAAGTGGCTACGCTTTGCTTTAATATCCAAAGCCTATTAGATATTGAAAAAATTGTGATTGGCGGTGGTATAAGTCAACAAGCGTGTTTGATTCAGACCATCCAAACCGTTTATCAAGGTTTATTTCGCGTAGCACCAATTATTCAAAAAACGCTGCAACCTGTTACGATTGAAGCCGCTAAATTTAAAGCAGATGCCAATTTAATAGGAGCAGCAGCAAAAGGAGTCTTACAATGA
- a CDS encoding GNAT family N-acetyltransferase, producing the protein MYIRALEEDDLLDIHKLNNRLHIMAYWFEEPYESLSELKSLYLKHIYDESERRFVIIENKSFAGVIELVEINYIHRNCEIQVIIKEDYQGKGLAQKAMEQGINYAFQILNLHKIYLYVDIENKGAIHIYQKLGFQIEGTMIEQFYMKGEYRDSYFMGLLKRNWNQ; encoded by the coding sequence ATGTATATTCGTGCACTGGAAGAAGATGATTTGCTTGATATTCATAAATTAAACAATCGATTGCATATTATGGCTTATTGGTTTGAAGAGCCCTATGAATCTTTAAGTGAGCTCAAAAGCTTATATCTAAAACACATTTATGATGAATCAGAGCGCCGTTTTGTTATTATTGAAAACAAAAGCTTTGCTGGAGTGATTGAACTGGTTGAAATTAATTACATTCATCGTAATTGTGAAATTCAAGTGATTATTAAAGAAGATTATCAAGGAAAAGGTTTGGCGCAAAAAGCAATGGAGCAAGGGATAAATTATGCTTTTCAAATACTTAATTTGCATAAAATTTATCTATATGTGGATATTGAAAATAAAGGAGCCATTCATATTTATCAAAAACTAGGTTTTCAAATCGAAGGGACAATGATTGAACAGTTTTATATGAAAGGCGAGTACCGGGATAGTTACTTTATGGGGCTATTAAAAAGAAATTGGAATCAATAA
- the cbpA gene encoding cyclic di-AMP binding protein CbpA → MLIKNLCIPKIKLTTVSKTATLKEAIDLLEKSGYRCVPVLDETGEKFLGNIYKMHIYRHAANGGSLMEPVTSLLKNKTKHINVNSSFFEVFFTIKELPFITVLNENGTFYGILTHGKLLGLLEDAWNVSTTSYVLTVATGEVPGALTKITKIIDRYTSISNLITLDNQTDDFIRRVLISLPLDTTANTKDIIVQRLNKKGFRVVEVEQVKKE, encoded by the coding sequence ATGTTAATCAAAAATCTTTGTATTCCAAAAATCAAGTTAACCACTGTTTCGAAAACGGCCACACTAAAAGAAGCTATTGATTTATTGGAAAAATCAGGATACCGCTGTGTCCCCGTTCTTGATGAGACCGGAGAAAAATTTCTCGGTAATATTTACAAGATGCACATTTATCGACATGCAGCTAATGGCGGTAGCCTAATGGAACCTGTCACCTCATTACTAAAAAATAAAACAAAACACATCAACGTTAATTCTTCATTCTTTGAAGTTTTTTTTACAATTAAGGAATTACCTTTTATCACCGTTTTAAATGAAAATGGTACTTTCTATGGCATTTTAACGCATGGAAAATTACTCGGCCTATTAGAAGATGCTTGGAATGTTAGTACAACAAGTTATGTTTTGACTGTTGCAACTGGCGAGGTTCCTGGTGCGCTTACCAAAATCACAAAAATTATTGATCGCTATACTTCGATCTCAAACTTAATCACTTTAGATAATCAAACTGATGATTTTATTCGCCGTGTTCTTATCTCCTTACCTCTTGATACAACGGCTAACACAAAAGATATCATCGTTCAACGCTTAAATAAAAAAGGCTTTCGAGTGGTCGAAGTAGAGCAAGTGAAAAAAGAATAA
- a CDS encoding class I SAM-dependent methyltransferase, which produces MTIFDQMAKKYDTEERIYIASQIANEIKHYLGPESKTKKAIDFGTGTGLVGLQLATEFKELIMIDIAKQMIEQVNKKITDQNITNAKTLVTDLSQNVSDNLHTDYLFMSQVLLHVKEIKALLRNILHTLSQSGKLIIVDFDKNPNVPSDRVHNGFRQQDLQITLEKIGFKNIQSRTFYHGEKMFMNQDASLFSLIAEKA; this is translated from the coding sequence ATGACTATTTTTGATCAAATGGCTAAAAAATACGACACAGAAGAACGTATCTATATCGCAAGTCAAATCGCAAATGAAATCAAGCATTACCTTGGCCCAGAATCCAAAACGAAAAAAGCGATTGACTTTGGCACAGGAACAGGCCTCGTCGGTTTACAGCTTGCTACTGAATTTAAGGAGCTAATCATGATCGATATTGCCAAACAAATGATTGAACAAGTAAATAAAAAAATTACTGATCAGAACATAACAAACGCGAAGACTTTAGTCACGGATTTAAGCCAAAATGTATCGGACAATTTACACACAGATTATCTATTCATGTCACAAGTCCTTTTGCATGTAAAAGAAATCAAAGCGCTTTTAAGAAATATCTTGCACACCTTAAGCCAATCTGGAAAACTGATTATTGTCGACTTTGATAAAAATCCTAATGTCCCATCTGACCGGGTACATAATGGCTTTCGACAACAAGATCTCCAGATAACACTTGAAAAAATAGGTTTTAAAAACATCCAGTCAAGAACCTTCTATCATGGAGAAAAAATGTTTATGAACCAAGATGCCTCGTTGTTTTCGTTAATTGCTGAAAAAGCTTAA
- a CDS encoding glycoside hydrolase family 1 protein, with translation MTNKFPKDFLWGASTSAYQVEGAWNEDNKGPSVQDVKEIPAGTTDFKVATDHYHRYEEDVKLFKELGLKAYRFSISWSRVMPDGVVNPEGIQFYKNLIQLLLDNQIQPVVTVFHFDLPVYIAEQGGWEKRETIQAFADYCQVLFEHFGQKVPLWQTINEQNVMALAGSIIGTSNKTMKEKFQENHHMLVAQALVTKQFHEGNYIGKIGPAPNIASVYAASDKPDDQIAALYMSALRNWLFLDVAVFGKYNHNAWHLLEKIGAAPQVTEEDRQTLAAGSCDYIAFNYYNTMTVSSYFEKDQRIDQQSGFGIPGFFQTVENKHLPMTEFGWPIDPEGFRFTLNEIYSRYRLPLLVTENGIGAKDQLIDGKVHDQYRIDYLEQHIQQMERAIEDGVEVLGYCPWSAIDLISTHEGIAKRYGFIYVNRTDDELLDLARYKKDSFYWYQNVIEKNGLDKR, from the coding sequence ATGACAAATAAATTTCCAAAAGATTTTTTATGGGGCGCTTCCACTAGTGCTTATCAGGTCGAAGGAGCCTGGAACGAAGATAACAAAGGGCCTTCTGTACAAGATGTTAAAGAAATACCAGCAGGAACCACAGATTTTAAAGTGGCTACGGATCACTATCATCGCTATGAAGAAGATGTTAAATTGTTCAAAGAGCTAGGATTAAAAGCTTACCGTTTTTCTATTTCTTGGAGTCGTGTCATGCCTGATGGTGTGGTTAATCCTGAAGGCATTCAGTTTTATAAGAATTTAATCCAGCTGCTTTTAGATAACCAGATCCAACCAGTTGTTACTGTATTTCATTTTGATTTACCCGTTTACATTGCTGAACAGGGCGGTTGGGAAAAACGTGAAACAATTCAAGCCTTTGCAGATTATTGCCAAGTACTATTCGAACATTTCGGTCAAAAAGTCCCCCTTTGGCAAACGATCAATGAACAAAATGTAATGGCATTAGCTGGTTCGATAATCGGCACTAGTAATAAAACTATGAAAGAAAAATTTCAAGAAAACCACCATATGCTAGTTGCTCAAGCTTTAGTAACAAAACAATTTCACGAAGGAAACTACATTGGGAAAATTGGACCAGCACCCAATATTGCGAGCGTTTATGCAGCTTCAGATAAGCCAGACGATCAAATAGCCGCTTTATACATGAGTGCTCTACGCAATTGGTTATTTTTAGATGTCGCTGTTTTCGGTAAATATAACCATAACGCTTGGCATTTGTTGGAAAAAATCGGGGCAGCACCACAAGTCACTGAGGAAGATCGCCAAACTCTGGCAGCAGGTTCTTGTGATTATATTGCTTTCAATTACTACAATACAATGACTGTTTCTAGTTACTTTGAAAAAGACCAAAGAATTGATCAGCAATCTGGCTTCGGTATTCCAGGTTTTTTCCAAACCGTAGAAAATAAACATTTGCCAATGACTGAATTTGGTTGGCCAATTGATCCTGAAGGCTTTAGATTTACTTTAAACGAAATTTATTCTCGTTACCGTTTACCACTACTCGTTACCGAAAATGGCATTGGTGCTAAAGATCAATTAATAGATGGAAAAGTCCATGACCAGTACCGAATTGACTATCTGGAACAACACATTCAACAAATGGAACGAGCGATTGAAGATGGCGTTGAAGTTTTAGGTTATTGCCCTTGGAGTGCCATTGATTTGATTAGCACACATGAAGGAATTGCTAAGCGCTATGGCTTTATCTATGTCAATCGCACAGATGACGAATTACTAGATTTGGCTCGTTATAAAAAGGATAGCTTTTATTGGTATCAAAACGTGATTGAAAAAAATGGATTAGATAAGAGATAG
- the helD gene encoding RNA polymerase recycling motor HelD, protein MKDSEWQKEQARVDYTIQQINKRENELIHLIEKVRQEASHIRTNFWEDVRVNLNELDDVSETNASIRQQEHFLRERERNYQHSEKQIRAFKKMKSSPYFARIDVAEKDEKTESLYIGISSFLDEEDHFLVYDWRAPIASIYYDGGMGEAVYNTPEGKLKVDVKLKRQYTIKKAVIQRMFDTTEAIGDEMLQEVLGEGSSAQMKSIVSTIQREQNQIIRDTTSDLLFVQGAAGSGKTSAILQRIAYLLYRFREGLDETQMMIFSPNRLFNHYIANVLPELGEKNMVQTTFHDFASVRLKRMEMKSLFEQFEAREKKQYKNILALKESLVFYQLVKRYAAELGDLIQFKNIKFRGKIIISKQEIQAIYASFPAYFKRIEKLQETSKKLRERLYVIMNQEAKKDWIKDEIELLSEENYHALVPTHLEFSSFEEEEDYLAKKLVRLKFKNTHEQIKQHDYFHLKQQYVQFIKKVPQLLDLKDFNIRLEEWEAERKQLMVRLNANQIALEDVVFFLELEDQLTGKETMRAMKFVFIDEIQDYTPAQIAYLRSIFPSSHFTLLGDLNQAIFKTKQTERSLIDEILHLFDPSRARQIELKKSYRSTYEITQFTRDIIQDENQIIPFERHGELPQIVEAKSYLEMMDKIVKQAKAMQEKYGMVAIIGKNKESCEHCYLSLYQQMEVRLIHLDNQKLIDGIMIIPSYLAKGLEFDGVIVLDASDENYHLEEERTLLYTICSRAMHQLFIISEGKPSRLLPIQE, encoded by the coding sequence ATGAAAGATAGCGAATGGCAAAAAGAACAGGCGCGTGTTGATTATACAATCCAACAAATTAATAAACGAGAAAATGAATTGATCCATTTGATTGAAAAAGTCAGACAAGAAGCAAGTCATATTCGTACTAATTTTTGGGAAGATGTTCGTGTTAATTTGAATGAGCTTGATGATGTATCGGAAACCAATGCCAGCATCCGTCAGCAAGAACATTTTTTGCGAGAACGTGAGCGGAATTATCAACATTCTGAAAAACAAATTCGCGCGTTTAAAAAAATGAAAAGCTCGCCTTATTTTGCGCGCATTGATGTTGCTGAAAAAGATGAAAAAACAGAATCGCTTTATATTGGGATTTCTTCTTTTTTAGATGAAGAGGATCATTTCCTTGTATATGATTGGCGTGCACCAATTGCTAGTATTTATTATGATGGAGGGATGGGTGAAGCAGTTTATAATACGCCTGAAGGAAAATTGAAGGTGGATGTTAAGCTTAAGCGGCAATATACCATTAAAAAGGCTGTCATTCAGAGGATGTTTGATACAACCGAAGCGATCGGGGATGAAATGTTACAAGAAGTGCTTGGTGAGGGTTCAAGTGCACAAATGAAAAGCATTGTTTCTACGATTCAACGGGAACAAAATCAAATTATTCGTGATACAACAAGTGATTTATTGTTTGTCCAGGGTGCTGCAGGAAGTGGGAAAACATCAGCTATTTTACAGCGGATTGCTTATTTGCTTTATCGTTTTCGTGAAGGACTGGATGAAACGCAAATGATGATTTTTTCGCCTAATCGCTTGTTTAACCATTATATTGCCAATGTACTGCCTGAACTTGGTGAAAAAAATATGGTACAGACAACTTTTCACGATTTTGCTAGTGTTAGACTAAAGCGCATGGAAATGAAAAGTCTATTTGAACAGTTTGAAGCACGTGAAAAAAAGCAATATAAAAATATTTTAGCTTTAAAAGAGTCCCTTGTTTTTTACCAATTAGTGAAGCGTTATGCAGCAGAACTTGGGGATTTAATTCAATTTAAGAATATTAAATTTCGTGGGAAAATAATCATTTCAAAACAAGAAATTCAAGCGATCTATGCTTCATTTCCTGCTTATTTTAAGCGAATAGAGAAGCTTCAAGAAACCAGTAAAAAATTGCGAGAACGGCTTTATGTCATCATGAATCAAGAAGCTAAAAAAGACTGGATTAAGGATGAAATTGAATTGCTTAGTGAAGAAAATTATCATGCCTTAGTGCCAACACATTTAGAGTTTAGCAGTTTTGAAGAGGAGGAAGACTATTTAGCCAAGAAACTGGTTCGCTTAAAATTTAAAAATACCCATGAACAAATTAAGCAGCACGATTATTTTCACCTTAAACAACAATACGTTCAATTTATAAAAAAAGTGCCACAATTACTTGATTTAAAGGATTTTAATATTCGTTTAGAGGAATGGGAAGCTGAAAGAAAACAATTGATGGTGCGGCTGAATGCGAATCAAATCGCATTGGAAGATGTTGTTTTCTTTTTGGAGCTAGAAGATCAACTAACTGGTAAAGAGACCATGCGAGCGATGAAGTTTGTGTTTATTGATGAGATTCAAGATTATACACCTGCACAAATTGCGTATTTAAGATCTATTTTCCCAAGTAGCCATTTTACATTATTGGGGGATTTGAATCAAGCGATCTTTAAAACAAAGCAAACTGAAAGGTCACTCATCGATGAAATTCTTCATTTATTTGATCCTTCACGTGCGCGGCAAATCGAACTGAAGAAAAGTTATCGTTCAACATATGAGATTACGCAATTTACAAGAGATATTATTCAAGATGAAAATCAGATTATACCTTTTGAACGACATGGTGAATTGCCACAAATTGTTGAAGCAAAAAGTTATTTAGAAATGATGGATAAAATTGTGAAGCAAGCAAAGGCGATGCAAGAAAAATATGGGATGGTAGCGATTATTGGTAAAAATAAGGAAAGCTGCGAGCATTGTTATCTTTCCTTATATCAGCAAATGGAGGTGCGCCTGATTCATTTAGATAATCAAAAACTAATCGATGGGATTATGATCATTCCTTCCTATTTAGCAAAAGGATTGGAATTTGATGGAGTCATTGTGTTAGATGCTTCCGATGAAAATTATCATTTGGAAGAAGAACGAACGCTTCTTTATACGATTTGTTCGCGAGCAATGCACCAACTTTTTATTATAAGTGAAGGCAAGCCATCGCGTTTATTACCGATTCAAGAATAA